In Blastopirellula sediminis, the following proteins share a genomic window:
- a CDS encoding class I SAM-dependent DNA methyltransferase: MLSPQLRSKVHSLWTMFWAAGMTNPLVAIEQITYLLFLRQLEHFDQKRVEDGKPTIYGLREVKDSQGHVLKNDDDTPVTIDYDVCRWEYIRQNPTFELFNDTVFPWLRQLEKWLKENNPSNHDPLEKITGRLDDAYFVLDPNKTDTLTRAVQAIHELFNQIGGANADIMGDIFEYLLGEIQTAGKNGQFRTPRHIIRFMIEVLDPPPITNGRPTRILDPACGTGGFLVNTLIHWKKNKTDKELLRLEWDGTPHRLFATLPEELDPNECFFGYDNDRTMVRIAWMNMILHDLDFPKIDQLDSLSKRMPDDLSDTFDFVLANPPYTGTVDQGDLSTNRNRVEFKGKKPLTTKSELLYVWMMLDLLRVGGRCAVVVPDGVLFGSTNAHKELRRKLLFEHTLEGVVSLPGGVFNPYSGVKTSILIFQKVGDEALAGREPRTKEVWFYEIAEEAFTLDQKRNKRQGQNNDLYDASEKFQKWFEVLQGSDIAGLREAAEATTYHQPEYWRERWRVIDDDFLLIFPEEESQKGHALGLHEIFADLPRDPEEMTEVVCTEGRALIDALTSQFVKHAWATGAKAKAKAKKRENAAKELNKRLRKLTSDLNKQIREKKVLDREYDEFGYKALKQTLDAASEDARANLETASKDKSKPEEPQDYDVAEESLNGILKCFARLDGYDIWLRSVDVTTHDEKPQKSTEHEEAPSDVLAWITPVRAWAKLDTWGADPETEKEIKKPTHDDDGLVDPEYLKFLIEKLEAFNDDGTVKDDFVELLDPDCIEAADLNLSAGRHKPFVYDPEDFRPPSELIEELDNVHKRIGDKLSDLLKMVGGGA; this comes from the coding sequence ATGCTTTCACCACAACTCCGCAGCAAAGTCCACAGTCTGTGGACCATGTTCTGGGCAGCCGGGATGACCAACCCGTTGGTTGCCATCGAACAGATCACGTATCTGCTGTTCCTGAGACAACTCGAACACTTCGATCAGAAACGTGTCGAAGATGGTAAGCCAACCATCTATGGACTTCGTGAAGTCAAAGACTCGCAAGGACACGTGTTGAAGAATGACGACGACACGCCAGTCACGATCGACTACGACGTATGCCGCTGGGAGTACATTCGCCAGAATCCCACGTTCGAGCTTTTCAACGATACGGTCTTCCCGTGGCTGCGACAGCTTGAGAAGTGGCTGAAGGAGAATAATCCATCGAACCATGATCCACTGGAAAAGATTACCGGTCGATTAGATGACGCTTACTTCGTGCTCGATCCAAACAAGACCGACACCCTCACACGAGCGGTTCAGGCGATACACGAATTGTTCAACCAGATCGGCGGAGCCAACGCCGACATCATGGGTGACATCTTCGAGTACCTGCTCGGCGAGATTCAAACGGCCGGAAAAAACGGGCAGTTTCGCACGCCACGGCACATCATTCGATTCATGATCGAGGTGCTTGATCCACCGCCCATCACCAATGGACGGCCGACTCGAATCCTCGATCCTGCGTGTGGCACAGGCGGGTTTCTCGTCAACACACTGATCCACTGGAAGAAGAACAAGACGGACAAGGAACTATTGCGTCTGGAATGGGACGGCACGCCGCATCGTTTGTTTGCAACGCTACCTGAAGAACTCGATCCGAACGAATGCTTCTTCGGCTACGACAACGATCGCACGATGGTCCGCATCGCGTGGATGAACATGATCCTCCACGATCTGGATTTCCCCAAGATCGACCAGCTGGATAGCCTCTCCAAACGGATGCCGGATGATCTGAGCGACACATTCGACTTTGTTCTTGCGAATCCTCCCTACACGGGGACCGTCGATCAGGGTGATCTTTCAACGAATCGAAACCGAGTGGAGTTCAAAGGCAAGAAGCCGCTGACAACCAAGAGCGAGCTGCTCTATGTCTGGATGATGCTGGACCTGTTGCGAGTCGGTGGCCGTTGTGCAGTGGTCGTCCCAGATGGCGTACTGTTTGGTTCAACAAACGCTCACAAGGAACTTCGCCGCAAGTTATTGTTTGAGCATACACTGGAAGGCGTCGTTTCACTCCCCGGTGGGGTCTTCAATCCGTACTCAGGCGTGAAAACGTCGATCCTGATCTTCCAGAAGGTCGGCGACGAGGCGCTGGCGGGCCGCGAGCCTCGGACGAAAGAGGTCTGGTTTTACGAGATCGCCGAAGAAGCGTTCACGCTCGATCAGAAACGCAACAAACGTCAGGGACAGAATAACGACCTATACGACGCGAGTGAAAAGTTTCAAAAGTGGTTTGAGGTGCTTCAGGGCTCAGACATCGCTGGCCTGCGTGAAGCGGCCGAGGCCACAACCTACCACCAGCCTGAATACTGGAGAGAACGCTGGCGTGTCATCGACGATGATTTCCTGCTTATCTTCCCCGAAGAAGAATCGCAAAAGGGTCACGCGCTCGGGTTGCATGAAATCTTTGCTGATCTGCCGCGCGATCCCGAGGAAATGACCGAAGTCGTCTGTACTGAGGGTCGAGCGCTAATCGACGCCCTGACGTCTCAGTTTGTGAAACATGCGTGGGCGACTGGTGCGAAGGCCAAAGCAAAAGCCAAAAAGCGGGAGAATGCCGCAAAAGAGCTGAACAAGCGATTACGAAAGTTGACCAGCGATCTGAATAAGCAGATACGCGAGAAGAAGGTTCTGGACCGCGAATACGACGAGTTCGGTTACAAGGCATTGAAGCAGACTCTGGATGCAGCATCCGAGGACGCTCGGGCAAACTTGGAGACAGCATCCAAAGACAAGTCGAAGCCAGAAGAGCCGCAGGATTATGACGTTGCCGAGGAATCACTCAACGGAATCTTGAAGTGTTTTGCGAGGTTGGATGGTTATGACATCTGGCTCCGCAGTGTCGATGTCACAACACACGATGAGAAGCCGCAGAAGTCGACCGAACACGAAGAAGCCCCATCGGATGTGCTCGCTTGGATCACGCCCGTCCGTGCATGGGCAAAGCTCGACACATGGGGAGCCGATCCTGAAACGGAAAAGGAGATCAAGAAGCCAACGCACGATGACGACGGTCTAGTCGATCCAGAGTACCTGAAGTTTCTTATTGAGAAGCTAGAGGCGTTCAACGACGACGGAACAGTCAAAGATGACTTCGTGGAACTGCTCGATCCCGATTGTATCGAGGCGGCCGATCTCAACCTGTCGGCGGGTAGACATAAACCATTCGTTTACGACCCAGAAGATTTCCGCCCCCCCTCAGAACTCATTGAAGAGCTTGACAACGTCCACAAGAGAATAGGTGATAAGCTCAGCGATTTACTCAAGATGGTCGGAGGTGGGGCCTGA
- a CDS encoding type I restriction endonuclease subunit R codes for MAANQRTVEEYLLAGDVHESGNEFADYALTNSRKQPLAIVEAKRSSRNALEGERQASDYADRVLQKEGIEPYIFLANGNEIWFHDRSLYPVRKVSGFFTQDDLERLHHLRKFRTPTEDSDISEGIAGRGYQIQAIRTVAERIEAARRRFLLVMATGTGKTRTIIGLVDLLSRCQWIQKVLFLADRRELVKQALDAFKEHLPNVPRDWIEAGNVDPAARILASTYPGMMTAYQRLSPGFFDLIIFDESHRSIYNRYRAIPDHFDAIHVGLTATPTDFIDHNTFELFECEDGLPSFYYGLEEAIKDKYLVPYRPIHVAKTQFQVEGLKPGLLPPEVEAQLREQGIDPSELDFDGTDFERRVTNTGTNDAIVREFMDVSIKDASGTLPAKTIIFAVSHNHALEIYQSFNRLYPDLQRRGLAKVIDSHMERAEKTLDDFKNRGFPRVAISVDMLDTGIDVPAIRNLVFAKPVFSQVKFWQMIGRGTRTWTDPVSGEEKKDFLIIDHWDNFAYWQVNTEGGEDSEPVEPLPTGIFRLRLEALEILAGRDQMESANQELASLQAILRALPLDNINVAPHTDEIEQLIMSADGWLPMDEAKHQRLSLTIAPLLRFSTAFSYVMLQFERTTEKLIIAQLSSDEGEVARLSNRVREDLSLLPRDIPEVRAVLDVLDEVTADKYWEGLNWERLRRIQEVFTPLMRFRSRRRGGGQMIKLSVRDYIRDRHWIVFGPSGEGAFVETYRQQVEAYILDLTEQSPALQKLRDGEELTEEELNSIASLLERPDLFITEDRLREAYEFPDADLKGFLSHILGVAALPSREKQVSEAFDKWIASNQRLNATQLMFIRTLRQFVLSRPAITSIEDFNQPPLNRIGDPRKLFSPQQLNEILALVADLAA; via the coding sequence ATGGCCGCAAATCAGCGCACGGTCGAGGAGTACTTGCTCGCTGGGGATGTCCACGAAAGCGGCAATGAGTTTGCAGACTACGCGCTGACAAACAGCCGCAAACAACCTCTCGCGATAGTTGAAGCCAAGCGGAGCAGTCGCAACGCTCTTGAAGGAGAGCGGCAGGCTTCGGACTATGCCGATCGGGTCTTGCAGAAGGAAGGCATCGAGCCATACATCTTTCTTGCCAACGGAAATGAAATTTGGTTTCACGATCGCTCTCTTTACCCCGTGAGAAAGGTCAGCGGTTTCTTCACGCAGGACGACTTGGAACGCCTTCACCACCTAAGGAAGTTTCGGACGCCGACCGAAGATTCTGACATCTCTGAAGGGATCGCCGGCCGAGGCTATCAAATCCAAGCGATTCGAACCGTAGCCGAGCGAATCGAAGCCGCTCGTCGCCGCTTCCTCCTGGTCATGGCCACTGGAACTGGCAAGACCCGAACCATCATTGGCCTTGTCGACTTACTTTCTCGCTGCCAGTGGATTCAAAAAGTCTTGTTTCTCGCTGACCGCCGCGAATTGGTGAAGCAAGCACTCGATGCGTTCAAAGAGCATCTTCCGAACGTGCCCCGCGACTGGATTGAGGCAGGCAACGTCGATCCCGCTGCTCGGATTCTTGCATCGACTTATCCCGGAATGATGACCGCTTACCAGCGTCTCTCTCCCGGATTCTTCGACCTGATCATCTTTGATGAAAGTCACCGCTCGATTTACAACCGATACCGTGCGATCCCCGATCATTTCGACGCTATCCACGTCGGCCTTACTGCAACCCCGACTGACTTCATCGACCATAACACGTTTGAGCTGTTTGAATGCGAGGACGGTTTACCATCCTTCTACTACGGCCTCGAGGAGGCGATAAAGGACAAATACCTCGTCCCGTATCGTCCTATACACGTCGCCAAGACTCAATTCCAAGTCGAAGGTTTGAAGCCAGGATTGTTGCCTCCGGAGGTCGAAGCTCAACTAAGGGAGCAGGGCATTGATCCATCTGAATTGGATTTCGACGGCACTGACTTCGAGCGGCGCGTCACGAACACCGGCACGAATGACGCCATCGTGAGAGAGTTCATGGACGTGTCGATCAAGGATGCCTCAGGGACATTGCCCGCAAAAACAATTATCTTTGCTGTGAGCCACAACCACGCGCTGGAAATCTATCAGAGTTTCAACAGGCTCTATCCCGACTTACAACGTCGAGGGCTGGCGAAGGTCATTGATAGCCACATGGAGCGTGCTGAAAAGACACTTGATGACTTCAAGAACCGTGGTTTCCCGCGAGTCGCGATTTCTGTCGACATGCTGGATACCGGGATTGACGTCCCCGCAATTCGTAATCTCGTTTTTGCCAAGCCAGTGTTTAGTCAAGTCAAATTCTGGCAGATGATCGGCCGAGGGACGCGAACGTGGACCGACCCTGTCTCGGGCGAGGAGAAGAAGGATTTTCTGATCATCGACCATTGGGACAACTTCGCCTATTGGCAGGTCAACACGGAAGGGGGCGAGGATAGCGAGCCGGTCGAACCGTTGCCGACCGGCATCTTTCGGCTCCGGCTGGAAGCTCTTGAAATACTTGCCGGCCGAGATCAGATGGAATCGGCAAACCAAGAGCTTGCCTCCCTTCAGGCAATACTCCGCGCGCTACCGCTGGACAACATCAACGTCGCTCCGCATACCGACGAGATCGAACAGCTGATCATGTCCGCCGATGGATGGCTGCCAATGGACGAAGCGAAGCACCAACGTCTTTCGCTGACTATCGCTCCGCTGTTGCGTTTCTCGACCGCCTTCAGTTACGTCATGCTACAATTCGAGCGGACTACCGAGAAATTGATCATTGCTCAGCTGAGCTCAGACGAAGGCGAAGTCGCAAGGCTCAGCAATCGTGTGCGTGAGGACCTGTCGCTACTCCCAAGAGACATTCCTGAAGTTCGCGCTGTACTGGATGTGCTAGACGAAGTCACTGCCGACAAATACTGGGAGGGACTGAATTGGGAACGACTTCGACGCATTCAAGAGGTGTTTACACCACTGATGCGATTCCGGTCACGACGTCGTGGCGGGGGCCAAATGATCAAGCTATCGGTTCGCGATTACATACGAGATCGGCACTGGATCGTTTTTGGCCCTTCTGGCGAAGGCGCTTTTGTCGAAACGTACCGTCAGCAGGTAGAAGCCTACATTCTCGATCTGACAGAACAAAGTCCCGCATTACAAAAACTGCGCGATGGTGAGGAACTCACCGAAGAAGAGCTGAATTCCATCGCGAGCCTGCTGGAGCGGCCAGACCTGTTTATTACCGAGGATCGTCTCCGCGAAGCCTATGAGTTTCCTGATGCCGACTTGAAGGGGTTTCTGAGTCACATCCTCGGAGTCGCGGCGTTGCCTTCAAGGGAAAAGCAGGTTTCAGAGGCATTCGACAAATGGATTGCATCCAATCAGCGGCTCAACGCGACACAACTGATGTTTATCAGGACGCTACGGCAATTCGTGCTGAGCCGTCCAGCAATCACTTCAATTGAAGATTTCAATCAACCGCCGCTGAATAGGATTGGCGACCCACGGAAGCTATTCAGCCCCCAACAACTCAATGAAATACTGGCACTCGTTGCCGATTTAGCCGCGTAA
- a CDS encoding helix-turn-helix domain-containing protein: MTVKDEFVLVREAAELLGVCPNTIRAWGANGKLTEYRHPVNDYRMFKRIEIEKLLKKMRQPVKRVSK, from the coding sequence AATTCGTTCTCGTCAGAGAAGCAGCTGAATTGTTGGGGGTATGCCCCAACACCATTCGAGCATGGGGAGCCAACGGCAAGCTCACCGAATACCGTCATCCAGTGAACGATTACCGGATGTTCAAGAGAATAGAGATCGAGAAATTACTCAAGAAAATGCGTCAGCCAGTGAAACGAGTCTCCAAGTAA